The following proteins come from a genomic window of bacterium:
- a CDS encoding nucleoside deaminase, producing the protein MTLIKPDYMAEALKEAVKAFDKGEVPVGAVIINRYGSLIARAHNQSETLKDATAHAEMIAITQASNAIGGWRLADCTMYATKEPCTMCAGAIFLSRIKKVVYGCPEKRCGGLVQLIKTGKFPEIEASLEIEFQENRACAEILEEFFEKLRKK; encoded by the coding sequence ATGACATTAATAAAACCGGATTACATGGCTGAAGCCCTCAAGGAAGCTGTGAAAGCTTTCGACAAGGGGGAGGTCCCTGTAGGCGCCGTGATAATAAACAGGTACGGGAGCCTGATTGCAAGAGCGCATAACCAGTCCGAGACATTAAAGGACGCAACCGCTCACGCTGAAATGATAGCCATTACACAGGCCTCAAACGCGATAGGCGGCTGGCGGCTGGCGGACTGCACAATGTATGCAACAAAAGAACCCTGCACGATGTGCGCGGGAGCTATTTTTTTATCCAGAATAAAAAAAGTCGTTTACGGGTGCCCGGAGAAAAGGTGCGGGGGGCTCGTTCAGCTTATTAAAACGGGGAAGTTTCCCGAAATAGAAGCTTCGCTTGAAATAGAGTTTCAGGAAAACCGCGCCTGCGCGGAAATACTGGAAGAGTTCTTTGAGAAATTGAGGAAAAAGTAA
- a CDS encoding PilZ domain-containing protein, translating to MIKQPKLVVKGRRKVSRLKVRGKIKILEKSLFAKTEPFEVKMYDISEGGAKIVSEKQLKSKQEVVLSFQTKEMIKPIEMKGVILWTRILKSDNKDYTLAGLKFTSQNGKLFERVATMLYARML from the coding sequence ATGATCAAACAACCCAAGCTGGTTGTTAAAGGTCGTCGTAAAGTCAGCCGCCTGAAAGTCCGCGGTAAAATAAAAATACTGGAAAAATCCCTATTCGCGAAAACCGAACCCTTCGAAGTAAAGATGTATGACATATCCGAAGGCGGCGCGAAGATAGTCTCGGAAAAACAATTAAAATCAAAACAGGAAGTAGTCCTTTCTTTTCAGACAAAAGAAATGATAAAACCGATTGAAATGAAAGGGGTTATCCTCTGGACAAGAATCCTGAAATCGGATAATAAGGATTACACGCTCGCCGGATTAAAGTTTACCTCACAAAATGGGAAACTATTCGAAAGAGTAGCGACAATGTTATACGCAAGGATGTTATAA
- a CDS encoding PilZ domain-containing protein produces the protein MKEVIRGYERRRKSRMNVKGLIRLREEKLFSKGYFMSARVFDICEAGVKVAVPSPLKDSCDVNLHFQGRDMIVPIIIKGRVCWTRPASSGEKRFTVAGIAFKNATRAIFDRVATMLIANMA, from the coding sequence ATGAAAGAAGTAATCAGGGGTTATGAAAGACGCAGAAAGAGCAGGATGAATGTTAAAGGGTTAATCCGCCTGCGGGAGGAAAAACTTTTTTCAAAAGGCTACTTTATGAGCGCCCGGGTTTTTGACATATGCGAAGCCGGTGTTAAAGTCGCGGTTCCATCTCCCCTGAAGGATTCCTGTGATGTGAATCTTCATTTTCAGGGAAGGGATATGATAGTGCCCATTATAATCAAAGGCAGGGTTTGCTGGACGCGTCCGGCAAGTTCCGGGGAAAAGAGGTTTACCGTTGCCGGAATTGCGTTTAAGAACGCGACAAGAGCTATATTTGACAGGGTTGCCACAATGCTTATCGCGAATATGGCCTGA